Proteins from a single region of Verrucosispora sp. NA02020:
- a CDS encoding NADH-quinone oxidoreductase subunit M has translation MSDFPFLSVLTVAPLVGAVVVALLPRSRPTLAKQVALGWSLLVLALSVVMWVTWQVDGDRFQFRESYPWIPNWGVNFTFAADGIALVMLMLIAVLVPLVILASWHDAESSKRSVPVYFALLLVLECTMLGVFAAADVFLFYVFFEVMLVPMYFLIGSYGGHQRQYAAVKFFLYSLVGGLFMLAAVIGLWVVGGKTFDWVALSQVDISTGAERWLFLGFFVAFAIKAPFFPFHTWLPDAGGAAPAGAAALLVGVLDKVGTFGIIRYCLPLFPDAAQWFAPWALGLAVIGIIYAALLAVGQNDLKRLVSYTSIAHFGFIGVGLFAFTTQAGTGAVLYMVNHGLATGLLFLVVGMLVARRGSALISDFGGAGKLVPVLAGVLFFAGLASLALPGTAPFVSEFLVLIGTFTVNKPVAVIATLGIILAAAYVLWMVQRTTQGTLNPALTQIDAMKRDLNLREKVVVAPLIALIVLLGFYPKPVTDVINPAVQATMEDVGRTDPAPTAGNVQEASR, from the coding sequence ATGTCCGACTTCCCGTTCCTCTCGGTGCTCACCGTGGCGCCGCTGGTCGGCGCAGTGGTGGTCGCCCTCCTGCCGCGCAGCCGGCCGACGCTGGCCAAGCAGGTCGCTCTCGGCTGGTCGCTGCTGGTGCTGGCGCTGTCCGTGGTCATGTGGGTGACCTGGCAGGTCGACGGCGACCGGTTCCAGTTCCGTGAGTCGTACCCGTGGATCCCGAACTGGGGCGTGAACTTCACGTTCGCCGCCGACGGCATCGCGCTGGTCATGCTGATGCTGATCGCGGTGCTGGTGCCGCTGGTGATCCTGGCCTCCTGGCACGACGCCGAGTCCTCGAAGCGCTCGGTGCCGGTCTACTTCGCGCTGCTGCTCGTCCTCGAATGCACGATGCTCGGTGTCTTCGCCGCCGCCGACGTCTTCCTGTTCTATGTGTTCTTCGAGGTCATGCTGGTGCCGATGTACTTCCTGATCGGCAGCTACGGCGGCCACCAGAGGCAGTACGCGGCGGTCAAGTTCTTCCTCTACTCCCTGGTCGGCGGTCTGTTCATGCTGGCCGCCGTGATCGGCCTCTGGGTGGTCGGCGGCAAGACCTTCGACTGGGTGGCGCTGTCGCAGGTGGACATCTCCACCGGTGCGGAACGCTGGCTGTTCCTCGGGTTCTTCGTCGCGTTCGCGATCAAGGCGCCGTTCTTCCCGTTCCACACCTGGCTGCCGGACGCCGGTGGCGCGGCCCCGGCCGGTGCCGCCGCGCTGCTGGTCGGCGTGCTGGACAAGGTCGGCACCTTCGGCATCATCCGGTACTGCCTGCCGCTGTTCCCGGACGCCGCCCAGTGGTTCGCGCCGTGGGCGCTGGGCCTCGCGGTGATCGGCATCATCTACGCCGCTCTGCTGGCGGTGGGGCAGAACGACCTCAAGCGACTGGTGTCGTACACGTCGATCGCGCACTTCGGCTTCATCGGCGTGGGTCTGTTCGCCTTCACCACCCAGGCCGGTACCGGTGCGGTGCTCTACATGGTGAACCACGGCCTCGCCACCGGCCTGCTCTTCCTGGTGGTCGGCATGCTGGTCGCGCGCCGGGGTTCGGCGCTCATCAGCGACTTCGGTGGTGCCGGCAAGCTGGTGCCGGTGCTGGCCGGGGTGCTGTTCTTCGCCGGTCTCGCCTCGCTGGCGCTGCCCGGCACCGCGCCGTTCGTCTCCGAGTTCCTGGTGCTGATCGGCACCTTCACGGTGAACAAGCCGGTCGCGGTGATCGCCACGCTGGGCATCATCCTGGCGGCGGCGTACGTGCTGTGGATGGTGCAGCGGACCACGCAGGGCACGCTCAATCCGGCGCTGACCCAGATCGACGCGATGAAGCGCGACCTCAACCTGCGCGAGAAGGTCGTGGTCGCCCCGCTGATCGCGCTGATCGTGCTGCTCGGCTTCTACCCGAAGCCGGTCACCGACGTGATCAACCCTGCGGTTCAGGCGACCATGGAGGACGTCGGCCGGACCGACCCGGCCCCGACGGCAGGCAACGTCCAGGAGGCCAGCCGGTGA